The DNA segment TTCTATATAGAATAAATGATGAAAGATACAAAATATTTGACTTAAGTCTCTGCATCAACATGACTTGCATGTCCACTAAGTATGAACAATAGATTATaattcaaaatccaaatataaaattccaaaacagtTTTCATAACCTCactgattataattttttaaagagtaCTCTACAATATATCatgtttttaacaaattattttgtaaaatcaatcaacaatacaatattttaatattaattccatttcttatatattaaagtaaaattattgtCATATTACTTGAATTTAACATTTACAACAATATATCCTAATTTTAAATGAACAATATCAATCACCTTATCCTTTACTACCataacccatttttttttatatttcattaaataataatttcactattttattactttttcatataaataaaaattattatttttcatataattttttaaactaattatttcgtaaaatcaattaaaaagattatattataattattaaacgTACCCTTGTAGACTGTTTATTACTTACGTgtcatattttttcaataagaaTAACCTCTAAACATTTACAATTTCAGAAAGACTATAGCTCTActttcaaaatatctttttttgacaaaatataccttataaaacttttaaaatttaagaaaataacttAATGAAAATGTTGAACAAATGACTTCCTGTTTCGTATAATTAATTTCGattataattctatttattaaaCTAAGAGGATCTCATCATGTACGATATATAGACACCATATAAGTAATATATACTACTTCATACACAACAACATATTAATTGACTTGAAGGTTTAATAAGGAAACTTAAAAATGTAATCTTTACCTTTAacgataatttaaattttaaaatttaatggtaAATATCACTTTATTTGACCTTAATGACATTAATTATTACTTGTAAATGTACCGTAATAATAGATTGTTTATAACGATCATAAGACAAGAGAAGAGTTAAagagaattattaaaaataattcaatttttgaaattcaattttaaatattctatttatCTTTGTCACTAATAATTAcgatttatgttttagaattaaataggaacaatcaaatattatctttgatatttatataatttgaattattattttattatttattacatttcaatcaaatcataacaaaccataaaattaaaaagtcagaatatatatatatatatatatatatataaatataaNNNNNNNNNNNNNNNNNNNNNNNNNNNNNNNNNNNNNNNNNNNNNNNNNNNNNNNNNNNNNNNNNNNNNNNNNNNNNNNNNNNNNNNNNNNNNNNNNNNNNNNNNNNNNNNNNNNNNNNNNNNNNNNNNNNNNNNNNNNNNNNNNNNNNNNNNNNNNNNNNNNNNNNNNNNNNNNNNNNNNNNNNNNNNNNNNNNNNNNNNNNNNNNNNNNNNNNNNNNNNNNNNNNNNNNNNNNNNNNNNNNNNNNNNNNNNNNNNNNNNNNNNNNNNNNNNNNNNNNNNNNNNNNNNNNNNNNNNNNNNNNNNNNNNNNNNNNNNNNNNNNNNNNNNNNNNNNNNNNNNNNNNNNNNNNNNNNNNNNNNNNNNNNNNNNNNNNNNNNNNNNNNNNNNNNNNNNNNNNNNNNNNNNNNNNNNNNNNNNNNNNNNNNNNNNNNNNNNNNNNNNNNNNNNNNNNNNNNNNNNNNNNNNNNNNNNNNNNNNNNNNNNNNNNNNNNNNNNNNNNNNNNNNNNNNNNNNNNNNNNNNNNNNNNNNNNNNNNNNNNNNNNNNNNNNNNNNNNNNNNNNNNNNNNNNNNNNNNNNNNNNNNNNNNNNTTGGATGTATAATTAACATATTGAATAGCAATTAAAACGAGATAATAATACCCTTGTACTTGGATGTATAATTAACATATTGAATAGCAATTAAAACGAGATAATAATACCCTTGTACTGGTATACCTTGATCTATATATTtcaatcaatataattttaaaaagaattatttaaaaataattgtttgtttaaactaatattgttaatgaaatattatgttataatttattattaccaCTGTCGAAAACTAAATATTTGAAGTTTCATAAACCCCATATAATTCTAATTCCaactattaaaagaaaaattaatagattttataagatttttaagaaactattttcttaatgaaaattattaataatgacTTTCAGTTTCTTGTCAactaatttgattataattttatttataaaacgcAATCACATTAATACCATTTAATGTATGATATATTGAGACAACAAGAAAAGCAAAAACTAgtcaagaaataaaatattaagaatgtaACTTTTCAAGGTTAACATTTAAACAACAATATAACCTGATAAATGTAATTGTTCacgaaaataataaacaatctaaaaaaaaaatatgaattcactaaaataatgaattatgtagttttaattttttgtatctATTCAATAATCAATCCTGTTGATTTGCACATGGGACAAACATTTTTCTCATGTAACCATCTCTTTACACACTCTGCATGATATTCATGTCCGCATTGAAGAATTCCAATctcctctttatttttatattcatcctGGAAAATCATAAAAGACATTCCAATTAATAtgagaaaaagtaaaacatatttttaatatatcaaaatttaatgaataacCTCAATCTAATACATAAAGACAAATAAACTAataccttataaaatatatacatgttaTATTTCATACCTGACATATTATGCAAATTTCATATTCCTGATTCTCCAAGTTCTCTTGTAATAGATAACTTTTTGTCTGCATATATCTTGTAATAATGTCTTCTGACAAACCCCTTTCCGAATTATCATTTATCCATTCACTTAACTCAAGAAGTTCCTATTATCCAATTTCAAACCGTTAAACCGTTAGCAATTTAAAGTTTTTCATAATCACTAAGATTTTAGTAtgcatagaaaaaaaagaacatcaGCCTATACATATATAGTATACTTGCCTCATATGACATGCCATCAATGTCCAAACGCATATCACTATAAGGGTCACCTAATGAAGAAAACTCTTGCACAATATAAAGTGTCTCGTTTGACATGTCATCAGTGTCCATGAGCATATACGAAGGAAATTCCTGCAcaagaaaatagaataatacGTGATTAAGAAAGTAGTCTTTTAAGGACtaagaatttttaaaagttaaaagaatgaCATATTACACGAAATGCGGGAGGATGAAGATTATGCATGTTGTCTCTATTAGGTGCATTTTGTATGGGCATTGAAGAACTTCTTGAATGATTTGTTGTTTCTGGAACTCTATACGGTGAAGCAGTTCCGTAAGAATGAAAATTCGAGTGACCTCTGATGTCTTGCGCACGATATTGCTGATCGAGAAATCTACGGTgatgtcttcttcttcttcgggGACCCATTCTTATATTCTCTTCTAATGAGCTTACATTAGTACTGGGAAGTGGAACTGTAAAAAATATCAACCGTTAAAAGACcaaataaagaatttaaagaaaagaacataaaattacagGACTCTTTCAATCAAAACTGGTAGAATAATGTTGGTATACATGaatacttaagaaaaaaaaaatcataagaagtagaaaaagaaaagcagacaTTTTACCTTGTATATATGAGATTGGAAGATATGGATACCAAACCAAATCCAAATAATTGCTCCAAATGAAATTGTGAGAGTGACTAGATTGATGCTGAAGTCCATAGTTTTGTGTCATTCCATTTGTCATTCCATTTTCATCAACATCTACTACGTAATTGGAATCAATGGTCATTCCTCTTGTTACCATTCTGTGTATATTCTCAGACATGCTTCACAACCAAATGTGATTaagaaattaacaaagaaagaaaatgttgaaggCAGAGAATCCTTTTAGAGACAGTGGAAGAAAATTTTAGCAACAGTggaagaaaattttaagaaatgagTAATTTGTAATCTGATCTTAACACTATTTATAAAgatgatatataatttaattaaagtaagtgttaaaagaaagaaatttattacaaaagataatttaattttgaaaatttaattctaaatatttagtttccttaatcttgataccattaattattatttctaaatctacattaaaattgattacttgtaaatatgtatttaatgatAAGGGAAATATTAcggattaaaaatattttaatctttaaaatctAATTCCTAAATATTCAGTACACCTTACCTTGATATCATTTACTATTATTTGTGAATCTGTTACACCATTAATTGAAGAGGAAAATCTTTACTATTagagataatttaattttggaaatgtaattttaaatattcagtTTGTAATCTTGATGACATTAATTGTTATTTGTAAATCTACggtaaaaatagattaattataaAGATCATAATGAGAAGGCTAGAATTAGAGAGGGAATCTTTacgattaaaaataattcaatttttgaaatatagttcTAAACACgttaattattatgatttattttttaagattgaaTGAAGGAGCCATTAATTATTACGTTTGATATCCATAtaatttgcattattattttatttaatcattaatcaa comes from the Vigna radiata var. radiata cultivar VC1973A chromosome 2, Vradiata_ver6, whole genome shotgun sequence genome and includes:
- the LOC106756060 gene encoding E3 ubiquitin-protein ligase At3g02290-like isoform X2; translation: MVTRGMTIDSNYVVDVDENGMTNGMTQNYGLQHQSSHSHNFIWSNYLDLVWYPYLPISYIQVPLPSTNVSSLEENIRMGPRRRRRHHRRFLDQQYRAQDIRGHSNFHSYGTASPYRVPETTNHSRSSSMPIQNAPNRDNMHNLHPPAFREFPSYMLMDTDDMSNETLYIVQEFSSLGDPYSDMRLDIDGMSYEELLELSEWINDNSERGLSEDIITRYMQTKSYLLQENLENQEYEICIICQDEYKNKEEIGILQCGHEYHAECVKRWLHEKNVCPMCKSTGLIIE
- the LOC106756060 gene encoding E3 ubiquitin-protein ligase At3g02290-like isoform X1 produces the protein MSENIHRMVTRGMTIDSNYVVDVDENGMTNGMTQNYGLQHQSSHSHNFIWSNYLDLVWYPYLPISYIQVPLPSTNVSSLEENIRMGPRRRRRHHRRFLDQQYRAQDIRGHSNFHSYGTASPYRVPETTNHSRSSSMPIQNAPNRDNMHNLHPPAFREFPSYMLMDTDDMSNETLYIVQEFSSLGDPYSDMRLDIDGMSYEELLELSEWINDNSERGLSEDIITRYMQTKSYLLQENLENQEYEICIICQDEYKNKEEIGILQCGHEYHAECVKRWLHEKNVCPMCKSTGLIIE
- the LOC106756060 gene encoding E3 ubiquitin-protein ligase RNF165-like isoform X3 → MTNGMTQNYGLQHQSSHSHNFIWSNYLDLVWYPYLPISYIQVPLPSTNVSSLEENIRMGPRRRRRHHRRFLDQQYRAQDIRGHSNFHSYGTASPYRVPETTNHSRSSSMPIQNAPNRDNMHNLHPPAFREFPSYMLMDTDDMSNETLYIVQEFSSLGDPYSDMRLDIDGMSYEELLELSEWINDNSERGLSEDIITRYMQTKSYLLQENLENQEYEICIICQDEYKNKEEIGILQCGHEYHAECVKRWLHEKNVCPMCKSTGLIIE